A single genomic interval of Lacrimispora sphenoides JCM 1415 harbors:
- a CDS encoding HPr family phosphocarrier protein yields MVRKTVTVELASGLEARPVAMLVQVASQYESNIYVEIESKRVNAKSIMGMMTLGLAAGEQITITADGTDEEQAVAEIEKYLSNHE; encoded by the coding sequence ATGGTAAGAAAAACAGTCACCGTTGAACTTGCATCAGGCTTAGAGGCAAGACCAGTTGCTATGCTGGTTCAGGTTGCAAGCCAGTATGAAAGCAACATTTATGTTGAAATCGAATCCAAGAGAGTAAATGCAAAGAGTATTATGGGCATGATGACTCTGGGACTTGCAGCGGGAGAACAGATTACGATCACTGCGGACGGTACGGATGAGGAACAGGCGGTTGCCGAAATCGAAAAATACTTAAGCAATCACGAGTAA
- the pfkA gene encoding 6-phosphofructokinase has protein sequence MAKQVKTIGVLTSGGDAPGMNAAIRAIVRTAIHKGLEVKGIMRGYAGLLQEEIVDMNSTSVSDIIHRGGTVLYTARCQEFTTAEGQKKGAEICRKHNIDGIVVIGGDGSFRGAGKLSALGINTIGLPGTIDLDIACTDYTIGFDTAVNTAMEAIDKVRDTSTSHERCSIIEVMGRNAGYIALWCGFANGAEDILLPERYDGDEQALINRIIENRKRGKKHHIIINAEGIGHSSSMAKRIEAATGIETRATILGHMQRGGAPTCKDRVYASIMGARAVELLCEGKSNRVVGYKHGEFQDFDIQEALSMTKDIPEDQYQISKMLVR, from the coding sequence ATGGCAAAACAAGTGAAAACCATCGGCGTATTAACCAGCGGCGGTGATGCACCAGGTATGAACGCTGCAATCCGCGCAATTGTCAGGACTGCAATCCATAAAGGATTGGAAGTAAAGGGAATCATGAGGGGATACGCAGGCCTTCTGCAGGAAGAAATTGTTGATATGAACAGCACCAGTGTATCCGATATTATTCACCGCGGAGGAACCGTTTTATATACAGCCAGATGTCAGGAGTTCACAACTGCCGAAGGGCAGAAAAAGGGTGCTGAGATCTGCAGAAAACATAATATCGACGGCATTGTGGTCATCGGAGGAGATGGTTCATTCCGGGGAGCCGGTAAGCTTTCCGCGCTTGGGATCAATACCATTGGACTTCCTGGAACCATTGACTTAGATATTGCCTGTACGGATTACACCATAGGCTTTGATACGGCTGTCAACACAGCCATGGAGGCCATTGATAAGGTACGTGATACATCCACTTCCCACGAGCGCTGCAGCATCATCGAGGTAATGGGACGTAATGCAGGCTATATTGCCCTTTGGTGCGGTTTTGCAAACGGCGCCGAGGACATTCTCTTGCCGGAGCGCTATGACGGCGATGAACAGGCCCTCATTAACCGTATCATAGAGAACAGAAAGCGGGGCAAAAAGCATCATATCATCATCAATGCAGAGGGCATCGGCCATTCCTCCTCTATGGCTAAGAGAATCGAGGCTGCCACAGGCATTGAGACCAGAGCTACCATCCTGGGCCATATGCAGAGAGGCGGCGCGCCTACCTGCAAGGACCGTGTCTATGCTTCCATTATGGGCGCAAGGGCAGTAGAGCTTCTGTGTGAGGGAAAAAGCAACCGTGTCGTAGGCTATAAGCACGGAGAATTCCAGGATTTCGATATTCAGGAAGCCCTCAGCATGACAAAGGACATCCCGGAAGACCAGTATCAGATCAGCAAGATGCTTGTAAGATAA
- a CDS encoding ABC transporter substrate-binding protein, whose amino-acid sequence MKKIKQWAAMGLATVMTVSLSACGGGKSTSGTAASTAAETTAAAAGEATTAEPTTSGEPVELKFSWWGGDTRHAATEEAIKAFEAKYPNIKVTPEYGAWTGWEEKQSLNILGGNAADVMQINWNWIESYSQGGTAFANLEDYSDVLDLKQFTPESLDLCKVDNKLMAVPISLTGRVFYWNKTAFEEVGCDIPTDLDSLYAAGAAFKAKDPDMYPLALGEYDRMILMVYYLESKYGKNWVEGGEVNYTEDEVKDGMDFITELETKHVIPTLATIQGDMADSLDKNAKWIDGKYAGIFEWDSSASKFMAALEGSVNKPGQKFVVGEFVKMGDNNGGFTKISMAFAVAGNSKHPKEAAMLINFLLNDEEGVKIVSTERGIPCSTEGLKILEANKLGDSLTIEANTKVMNYSKFNLDSKFEHNDLKANPDGVYYKVFGKLSTGEIDSKQAASELIKGITETLES is encoded by the coding sequence ATGAAAAAAATCAAACAGTGGGCTGCGATGGGGTTAGCAACTGTTATGACAGTGTCCTTAAGCGCCTGCGGCGGGGGAAAGAGCACAAGTGGGACAGCAGCTTCTACAGCGGCAGAGACAACTGCTGCAGCGGCAGGTGAAGCGACAACGGCGGAGCCAACTACTTCCGGAGAGCCGGTAGAGCTTAAGTTTTCCTGGTGGGGCGGCGATACCAGACATGCTGCAACAGAAGAAGCGATTAAGGCATTTGAAGCGAAATATCCAAACATCAAGGTGACCCCTGAGTATGGCGCATGGACCGGCTGGGAAGAGAAGCAGTCTTTAAATATTTTAGGCGGAAATGCTGCTGATGTTATGCAGATCAACTGGAACTGGATCGAATCCTATAGCCAGGGCGGAACAGCATTTGCCAATCTGGAGGATTACTCCGATGTTCTTGATTTAAAACAGTTTACACCGGAAAGCCTTGACCTCTGTAAGGTTGACAATAAGTTAATGGCTGTTCCGATTTCATTAACAGGACGTGTATTTTATTGGAATAAAACTGCATTTGAAGAAGTAGGCTGTGACATTCCTACTGATCTGGATTCCCTGTATGCAGCAGGTGCAGCATTTAAAGCAAAAGATCCGGATATGTATCCTTTAGCCCTTGGCGAATACGATCGTATGATTTTAATGGTTTATTATCTGGAATCCAAGTACGGTAAAAACTGGGTTGAAGGCGGAGAGGTCAACTATACGGAAGATGAAGTTAAGGACGGAATGGATTTCATTACCGAACTGGAAACGAAGCATGTCATTCCGACGTTGGCAACCATTCAGGGTGATATGGCTGACTCTCTTGACAAGAATGCAAAATGGATCGATGGCAAGTATGCAGGTATCTTTGAGTGGGATTCCTCTGCTTCTAAATTCATGGCAGCACTGGAAGGCAGCGTAAACAAGCCTGGCCAAAAGTTCGTAGTCGGTGAGTTCGTTAAGATGGGCGATAACAACGGAGGCTTTACAAAGATTTCCATGGCATTTGCTGTTGCAGGTAATTCCAAGCATCCAAAGGAAGCAGCAATGTTAATCAACTTCTTGTTAAATGATGAGGAAGGCGTTAAGATCGTTTCCACAGAGAGAGGGATTCCTTGCTCTACAGAGGGCTTAAAGATTCTTGAGGCGAACAAACTTGGCGATTCTCTGACCATTGAAGCTAATACAAAGGTTATGAATTACAGCAAGTTCAACTTAGACAGCAAGTTCGAGCACAATGATTTAAAAGCAAATCCTGATGGCGTTTACTATAAAGTATTTGGTAAGTTAAGCACAGGGGAAATTGATTCCAAACAGGCAGCAAGTGAACTGATTAAGGGCATTACAGAGACTCTTGAGAGTTAG
- a CDS encoding DNA polymerase III subunit alpha: protein MAFTHLHVHTEYSLLDGSCKIKELVARAKELGMDSMAITDHGVMYGVIDFYRAAREVGIKPIIGCEVYVTSGSRFDRETVGGEDRYYHLVLLAENNQGYQNLMKIVSKGFVDGFYYKPRVDYEILKEYSEGIIALSACLAGEVQRLVGRGQYEKGREAALRYQEIFGKGNFFLELQDHGIPAQNTVNQNLLRMSQETGIDLVATNDIHYTYAEDATPHDILLCIQTGKKVADENRMRYEGGQYYCKSEEEMRTLFSYAGEAIDNTYKIAERCNVEIEFGVTKLPKYDVPDGYDSWSYLNKLCLEGFERHYPQDDGELKERLDYELDVIHTMGYVDYFLIVWDFIHYARSQDIIVGPGRGSAAGSIVSYCLGITNIDPIRYNLLFERFLNPERISMPDIDVDFCFERRQEVIDYVVRKYGKDQVVQIVTFGTLAAKGVVRDVGRVLDMPYARCDTIAKMIPGDLGMTLEKALKQSPDLRNAYEEDPEVKYLIDMSMRLEGLPRHTSMHAAGVVISRTSVDEYVPLSRAADGTITTQFTMTTLEELGLLKMDFLGLRTLTVIQNAVKGIEKNRQLSIDMDRINYNDKAVLDSIGTGKDDGVFQLESSGMKSFMKELKPGSLEDIIAGISLYRPGPMDFIPKYLKGKNDLSSITYECTQLEPILGPTYGCIVYQEQVMQIVRDLAGYTMGRSDLVRRAMSKKKTSVMEKERQNFVYGNPEEEVTGCISNGIDEKTANQIYDEMIDFAKYAFNKSHAAAYAVVSYQTAFLKYYYPQEFMAALLTSVMDNVTKVSEYILSCRQMGISILPPDINEGESGFSVSGGSIRYGLSAIKSVGKSVVEQIVAEREQNGIFHDMEDFIDRMSNKEVNKRTLENFIKSGSLDTLPGTRKQKLLIAPELLEHKAKERKNTMEGQMTLFDIAGEEEKSHFQITFPDVGEFIKEDLLAFEKETLGIYLSGHPMEAYETTWRNNITATTIDFVVDEETGDAGVSDGSYVTIGGMITGKTVKTTRNNKMMAFLILEDLAGSVEVIVFPKDYESKRELFVEDSKVFIQGRVSVGEDPVGKLICERVTPFSALPKELWLKFPDKESYMVVEREILNDLKESEGDDSVIIYLEKERARKVLPANRNVNAGDGLLDALVKKLGEKNVKLIEKKLEKIGKMN from the coding sequence ATGGCATTTACACATTTACACGTCCATACGGAATACAGTCTGTTGGACGGCTCCTGTAAGATAAAAGAGCTTGTGGCCAGGGCAAAGGAGCTTGGAATGGACAGCATGGCCATCACTGATCATGGGGTGATGTATGGCGTCATTGATTTTTACAGGGCGGCCAGAGAGGTGGGAATCAAGCCCATCATCGGGTGTGAGGTATATGTGACCTCTGGATCAAGGTTTGACAGGGAAACCGTGGGCGGGGAGGACCGTTACTATCATCTGGTCTTATTGGCGGAGAATAACCAGGGCTACCAGAACTTAATGAAGATTGTCTCAAAGGGCTTTGTAGATGGATTTTACTATAAACCAAGAGTGGATTATGAGATTTTAAAGGAATACAGTGAAGGGATCATTGCATTAAGTGCCTGTCTGGCAGGAGAGGTACAGAGGCTGGTCGGCCGCGGACAGTATGAGAAGGGAAGGGAAGCGGCCCTTCGCTATCAGGAAATATTCGGGAAGGGGAATTTCTTTCTGGAGCTTCAGGATCACGGAATACCGGCTCAGAATACGGTAAACCAGAACCTTTTACGGATGAGTCAGGAAACCGGGATCGATTTGGTGGCCACCAATGATATCCACTATACCTATGCAGAGGATGCCACACCTCATGATATCCTGCTGTGTATTCAGACCGGAAAAAAGGTGGCGGATGAGAACCGCATGCGCTACGAGGGGGGCCAATATTACTGCAAATCCGAAGAGGAGATGCGTACGCTCTTCTCCTATGCAGGAGAAGCCATTGACAACACTTACAAGATTGCAGAGCGCTGTAACGTAGAGATTGAGTTCGGCGTAACCAAACTGCCAAAGTACGATGTGCCGGATGGGTATGATTCCTGGTCCTATTTAAACAAGCTATGCCTGGAGGGCTTTGAGCGCCATTATCCCCAGGATGACGGGGAACTAAAGGAAAGGCTTGATTATGAGCTGGATGTCATTCATACCATGGGGTACGTGGATTATTTCCTGATCGTATGGGATTTCATTCATTACGCCAGGTCCCAGGATATTATCGTGGGGCCGGGACGGGGATCCGCAGCTGGGAGCATCGTGTCCTACTGTTTGGGGATCACGAACATCGACCCTATCCGCTATAACCTTCTGTTTGAGCGTTTCTTGAATCCGGAGCGAATTTCCATGCCTGATATTGACGTGGATTTCTGCTTTGAACGGCGTCAGGAAGTTATCGACTATGTGGTCCGGAAGTATGGAAAGGACCAGGTGGTCCAGATCGTGACCTTTGGTACCCTGGCGGCCAAGGGTGTGGTAAGGGATGTAGGAAGGGTGCTGGACATGCCCTACGCCCGTTGCGACACCATAGCAAAGATGATCCCGGGAGACCTTGGCATGACCCTTGAAAAGGCTTTAAAGCAAAGCCCTGACTTAAGAAATGCATACGAGGAAGATCCTGAGGTCAAATACCTCATTGACATGTCTATGCGTCTGGAAGGCCTGCCCAGGCACACGTCCATGCATGCTGCCGGAGTTGTGATCAGCCGGACTTCTGTGGATGAATATGTTCCTCTTTCCAGAGCAGCCGACGGAACCATTACCACACAGTTTACCATGACGACTCTGGAAGAACTGGGGCTTTTAAAAATGGACTTCCTTGGGCTGCGCACTCTGACCGTTATTCAGAATGCGGTAAAGGGCATAGAGAAAAACAGGCAATTATCCATTGATATGGACCGGATCAATTATAATGACAAGGCAGTGCTGGATTCCATTGGTACCGGAAAGGACGATGGAGTGTTCCAGCTGGAAAGTTCCGGTATGAAGAGCTTTATGAAGGAGCTGAAACCGGGAAGCCTGGAAGATATTATTGCCGGAATATCCCTTTACCGCCCAGGTCCTATGGACTTTATTCCAAAGTATTTAAAGGGGAAGAACGACTTAAGCTCCATAACCTATGAATGCACCCAGTTAGAGCCCATCTTAGGTCCTACTTATGGCTGTATCGTATACCAGGAGCAGGTAATGCAGATCGTAAGGGACCTTGCCGGATATACCATGGGCCGCAGCGACTTAGTGCGAAGAGCCATGTCAAAGAAGAAGACTTCTGTCATGGAAAAGGAACGGCAGAATTTTGTTTATGGGAATCCAGAAGAGGAAGTAACCGGGTGTATCTCCAATGGAATCGATGAAAAGACGGCAAATCAAATCTATGACGAGATGATCGATTTTGCCAAATACGCCTTTAATAAGTCCCATGCGGCAGCTTATGCGGTGGTATCTTATCAGACCGCCTTTTTAAAATATTATTATCCCCAGGAATTTATGGCAGCACTTCTTACTTCGGTCATGGATAACGTAACAAAAGTATCCGAATATATATTAAGCTGCAGACAGATGGGAATCTCCATTCTTCCGCCGGATATTAACGAGGGAGAAAGCGGGTTTTCCGTTTCAGGAGGATCCATCCGCTACGGCTTGTCGGCCATTAAGAGCGTAGGAAAGTCCGTGGTAGAGCAGATCGTTGCGGAACGGGAACAAAATGGAATATTTCACGATATGGAAGATTTTATTGACCGGATGAGCAATAAAGAGGTCAATAAAAGGACTCTGGAAAATTTCATAAAATCCGGATCATTGGATACTCTTCCAGGTACAAGAAAGCAGAAGCTTTTGATTGCACCGGAGCTTTTGGAGCATAAAGCCAAGGAACGGAAAAATACCATGGAAGGCCAGATGACTCTGTTTGATATTGCAGGGGAAGAAGAAAAGAGCCATTTTCAGATTACGTTCCCTGATGTGGGAGAATTCATAAAGGAAGATCTTCTGGCATTTGAGAAGGAGACTCTTGGCATTTATTTAAGCGGTCATCCCATGGAAGCTTACGAAACCACCTGGAGAAATAATATTACCGCAACCACCATAGATTTTGTTGTGGACGAGGAAACTGGAGATGCCGGTGTTTCCGACGGTTCTTACGTGACCATCGGAGGTATGATTACAGGAAAGACAGTAAAAACTACTAGAAACAACAAAATGATGGCATTTCTTATCCTGGAGGATCTGGCAGGATCCGTGGAAGTAATCGTGTTCCCCAAGGATTATGAGAGCAAGAGGGAGCTTTTTGTGGAAGACTCCAAGGTCTTCATACAAGGCAGGGTATCCGTGGGAGAGGATCCGGTGGGAAAACTGATCTGTGAGCGGGTAACTCCATTTTCAGCTCTGCCAAAGGAACTGTGGCTGAAATTCCCTGATAAGGAATCCTATATGGTGGTAGAACGGGAAATCTTAAATGACCTAAAGGAATCAGAGGGCGATGATTCAGTCATCATCTATCTGGAAAAAGAACGGGCCAGAAAGGTTCTGCCGGCCAACCGGAACGTGAACGCGGGAGATGGACTCCTGGATGCTCTGGTTAAAAAACTTGGTGAAAAAAATGTCAAGCTTATAGAAAAAAAACTTGAAAAGATTGGGAAAATGAATTAG
- a CDS encoding lactate utilization protein → MEYTVIRQNFEKHGFSTQLFPTKEEARDYLVDALKNQTIGFGGSVTLLEMGLYEALLKNNAVVWHNKVPSREVRHLANCANIYITSANAVSETGQIVNIDGTGNRVAMTAFGPQTCYYVVGKNKITPNLEDAIYRSRNVAAPQNAQRIHAKTPCAQKGDKCYDCNSPERICRITAVIDRAPMGMKCEIIFVDEALGF, encoded by the coding sequence ATGGAATATACGGTGATCAGGCAGAATTTTGAAAAACACGGGTTTTCCACACAGCTTTTTCCTACAAAAGAAGAAGCACGTGATTATCTTGTGGACGCTTTAAAGAACCAGACCATTGGATTTGGCGGAAGCGTGACCCTTTTGGAAATGGGTCTATATGAAGCACTGCTTAAGAACAATGCCGTGGTATGGCACAACAAGGTGCCTTCCAGAGAAGTGCGGCATCTGGCAAACTGCGCCAATATCTATATAACCAGCGCCAATGCCGTATCGGAGACCGGGCAGATCGTTAATATCGACGGAACTGGAAACCGGGTGGCTATGACCGCTTTTGGACCTCAGACATGCTATTATGTTGTGGGCAAAAACAAAATTACCCCCAACTTGGAGGACGCCATTTACCGAAGCAGGAATGTGGCTGCTCCGCAAAATGCCCAAAGAATCCATGCGAAGACGCCGTGCGCCCAAAAAGGAGATAAGTGCTATGACTGTAACAGCCCTGAACGGATCTGCCGAATAACGGCGGTGATCGACCGGGCTCCTATGGGCATGAAGTGCGAAATCATCTTTGTGGATGAGGCACTGGGTTTTTAA
- a CDS encoding helix-turn-helix transcriptional regulator — protein MKVLTSFSDGIDQCIASRSFSIVHLHNELGVLSMHSHRCHEFHFSLSGGSTFLIDNKNYLIEPGSLFMISQYEKHHLLQMDTTSPQERFVIFIDPSYLESISTPQTDLTYCFTHRPERFSHRIALNHGQQRHFMYFFNKIAVEEGFGQDVVERSAFAEYMVFMTKLAAEAFLGKESVEQKQYFSSKVTDIIAYIHHNIDSQLSIGDIAAHFYLSTSYLCRLFKKSTGTTINSYIISRRIELAQKLLSGGYSVNEVYSMCGFNDYSNFFKAFTRKVGISPKKYSQNSLR, from the coding sequence ATGAAAGTACTTACCTCTTTTTCAGATGGAATAGATCAATGCATTGCCTCCCGGTCATTCTCGATTGTACATCTCCACAACGAGTTGGGAGTTTTAAGCATGCACAGTCATCGCTGCCACGAGTTTCACTTTTCCTTAAGCGGAGGCAGCACATTCTTGATCGATAATAAAAATTACCTGATTGAACCGGGGAGCCTGTTCATGATCAGCCAATATGAAAAGCATCATTTGCTGCAGATGGATACCACCAGCCCTCAGGAACGTTTTGTTATATTCATAGACCCCTCCTATCTGGAGAGCATCTCAACGCCGCAGACGGATCTGACCTACTGTTTTACCCACAGACCTGAGAGATTTTCCCACCGTATCGCCTTAAACCATGGACAGCAGCGGCATTTCATGTATTTTTTTAATAAAATAGCTGTGGAAGAGGGATTCGGTCAGGATGTGGTGGAACGTTCTGCCTTTGCCGAGTATATGGTTTTCATGACAAAATTGGCTGCAGAGGCCTTTCTTGGAAAGGAATCGGTAGAACAGAAACAGTATTTCAGCAGTAAGGTGACCGACATCATCGCCTATATCCACCACAACATCGATTCCCAGCTAAGCATCGGAGATATTGCGGCCCATTTTTATTTAAGTACCTCTTATCTTTGCAGGCTGTTCAAGAAAAGCACCGGTACAACCATCAATTCCTACATAATCTCCCGCCGCATCGAACTGGCCCAGAAACTTCTGTCAGGCGGCTACAGCGTCAATGAGGTTTACAGCATGTGCGGGTTTAACGACTACAGTAATTTTTTTAAAGCTTTTACAAGAAAAGTGGGGATTTCACCGAAGAAATATTCACAGAATAGTTTAAGATAA
- a CDS encoding glycoside hydrolase family 88/105 protein, translating to MDAIERYINELMEKSTPDRPLWNVEKLLQGEKTGWNYIDGCMIKSILEMYAITGDLKYLNFADTFIDYRVREDGTIDGYDVEERNIDNVNAGKTLFELYDLTGKEKYRKAIDLVYSQIGKMPRTKEGNFWHKNIYPNQVWLDGLYMCQPFYMEYETRFNQKENCGDIYSQFANAMRIMRDTETGLYYHAYDSSREMFWCDKVTGLSQNFWLRALGWYAMALLDTMDKSDPSDKESLKEMEEAFRDLIDSMLKYQDESGMWYQVVNLGGMDRNYLETSGSAIFSYAILKGVRLGYLPESYAGSGKKAFEGICNTYLHLEEGDISLGGICLVAGLGGKERRDGTFDYYMSEPIVKDDAKGVGPFLLAYTEMKRTGWVYNQ from the coding sequence ATGGATGCAATTGAAAGGTATATCAATGAACTGATGGAGAAGAGTACACCGGACCGTCCGTTATGGAACGTTGAGAAGCTGCTTCAGGGGGAGAAGACCGGATGGAATTACATAGACGGCTGTATGATCAAATCCATTTTAGAAATGTACGCCATTACCGGGGATTTAAAATATCTGAATTTTGCGGACACATTTATCGATTACAGGGTGAGAGAGGATGGGACCATTGACGGATATGATGTGGAAGAACGGAACATTGACAATGTCAATGCAGGAAAAACCCTGTTCGAGCTTTACGACCTGACGGGTAAGGAAAAATACAGAAAAGCCATTGATCTGGTTTACAGCCAGATCGGAAAGATGCCGCGGACAAAAGAGGGAAACTTCTGGCATAAGAATATTTATCCAAACCAGGTTTGGCTTGACGGTCTGTACATGTGTCAGCCATTTTATATGGAATACGAAACCCGGTTTAATCAAAAGGAAAACTGCGGCGATATTTACAGCCAGTTTGCCAATGCGATGAGGATCATGAGGGATACGGAAACCGGTCTTTACTACCATGCGTACGATTCTTCCAGAGAGATGTTCTGGTGTGACAAGGTGACCGGGCTGTCCCAGAATTTCTGGCTGAGAGCGTTGGGCTGGTACGCCATGGCTCTTTTAGATACCATGGACAAGTCAGATCCGTCGGATAAGGAAAGCTTAAAGGAGATGGAGGAAGCCTTCCGTGACCTGATAGACTCTATGTTAAAGTACCAGGATGAAAGCGGTATGTGGTATCAGGTGGTAAACTTAGGCGGCATGGACCGGAATTATCTGGAAACCAGCGGAAGCGCCATTTTCTCTTATGCCATTTTAAAGGGAGTCCGTTTGGGTTATCTTCCGGAGTCCTATGCCGGTTCAGGCAAAAAGGCCTTTGAGGGAATCTGCAATACCTATCTTCATCTGGAAGAGGGGGATATAAGCCTGGGAGGAATCTGCCTGGTGGCCGGACTTGGCGGCAAAGAGAGAAGAGACGGAACTTTTGATTATTACATGTCCGAGCCCATTGTTAAAGATGATGCCAAAGGGGTAGGACCCTTCCTTCTTGCCTATACGGAGATGAAAAGAACCGGCTGGGTATACAATCAATAA